The genomic interval agaactcagctttgggcaccaGACTTTTTTAGTGACCAGATCAGtaggtagaatattaatccaaagtgagcgtttttgtcctatagcagcgcggcggttctctggctgcagacagacagcctcACAGACTTCAGCCAAGCTCGCCCACTTCACACACCAGGAGAAAGAGAGCCACTGCGGGGAGCGAGGACCGCGGGGCGGGAACCGGGGAGCTGGGAGCAAAGTACTGAAATTGTCAGCGTttaggaaccgaaaccaaagaactgctttggcaccagaactgcataaaacccaattggtgcccaaccctataGATCAGCGACTTTCGCTCCTGCGGCGGAGCTCAGTCGCTCCATAAGCCGGCAGACAGCGAGATGCTGCGGGGGTTGCCAGCTCGGGTCTCatcgaaacattaaaaaaaggaaaaagaactaCTAATTTTATTCCCcccttcagattaaaaaaaaaaacagtgagccttcaagctcaaacacagagacacaaaaccacggaagcggctgtcatacagacacagccccctgaactgggaaaatctttgaacaataatcataacccaaacatggagacatgatgactgatgtttttatagagCTAAACCTTATTCCTCGACATTGTATATGTCTTctattcattctaagtgagatatccacagacagagctggtagctcctcccacatgtggccgcGCCTTCAGGATCACATTTTTTGATAGGCGGCAAGGAGATAATTTcagcgaaagaggggcggggcacgtgAATTTGTCGCACgaatcgcattcggtgtgaGCACACCTTTAGTGTGCCATCACCCTTTGAAAATGACTCACTCTGGTTCCaatgaaataaagtcaatttagtTGCCATATTTTTGTGATACGACTGTCGCCATTTTGGGACCCAAcgttgtcagtaagcagtgattggtccatctacatttccatggtaaccactccctccaatcaggagtgagcttgttagaagacTACACATCTACATGTCACACTACCTTCATTGAgtcacctgattggtcagtttatataTTGAATAATTTgcgctacaaaaaaaaaaaaaaaatattctaaggGGCCGTCACAGAGCCAAAGAAGACTTGGAGGGAATCCAAAGCTTTTGCAGTGTTTATAGTGTTTCATAAGTGTTTTACCTCTACAGGTACATAATGACCAGCGAATTTACTCTAGCTCCTACAAAAAAGTTCTTTGAAGAGAATCACTACTTTGGGCTGGAGCCAGCAAACATCATCATGTTTGAGCAGAGGATGATCCCAGCAGTGACCTTTGACGGGAAGGTCATCATGCAGGCTAAAGGAAAGATAGCCATGGCCCCAGGTAggtgtaaagaaaaatatttcagtaaaacTCCAAATAATTACATTTCACCCTCaaaggtgaataaaaaaatatttcatgtgtGTTTCAGATGGGAATGGGGGTCTGTACAAAGCACTGGAGGATAATAAAGTTTTGGAGGACATGAAGAAGAGGGGGGTGGAGTTCCTGCACGTGTACTGTGTGGACAACATTCTGGTCAAGATGGCCGACCCTGTGTTTATTGGTTTCTGCGTGTCCAAAGGGGCCGACTGCGGCGCCAAGGTGCAGTAATGGAATGATAAACGGAGAGGATTTTGAAGATTTAAGctgtttgtcagaattataACCACACATCCTACTAATATCAGCTTTTgtagaaaaggaaaagaacagACAGTAATGGAGAAATGGTTGTGCCCAAATGtccattttaatctttttagaGTTTCATAGTTTAACATTCTTCGTCAGTTAGTTCCACAGAACAGAACAttcttttatcatttcttttgttagatttttagAGGAGTCTGATCTAAAGGGCCTGAATTCAGCCCTCATAGAGCCTGAATAAATGACAGAATTTACAGTCTCTGCAGTGGAAATCCAAAATATTGTTTAGTTAAATGATCAgccttaaaaagcaaaaaagataaGAGAAACAATTGATGTCAGCTTTGATTTGACTATAGAGTATTGCATTTTAACAACTGtgcatatgaaaaaaaaactacattctAGTGGCCATCATATcatttttccttgtttgtttttactgtctattttagatatttttatttttaacaggaaTTTGTAAATAAGCCCAAACAGGTTTTTAtcgcacattttttacattttcatttctttttttatatgttaaaaaagagaaattgagATTGACGATATatcatagaaaacaaaaaataaaaagagttgcattaagttttacttaaaaaaaaataatatagtcAGAAACTGCTCATTTTCAGGAAAATAGTGTCCCTGTTTTGCTATATTTTGTGAAGTGTGATTGTACATTAATGTAACTTAATGGTATTTTGGTAATagtttagaatgtttttttaaatgtggtaTTTTGCTGTTTATGTTTGATTATGTAGTGTGAACTTGGAAATCTGGATTTTTAGCATATGTGAGCTTGGCTGCATGTCAAGGAGACTGCCAATTAGCAAATTcatcatgatttattttttatttttgttgaattaGTTCAATTCAGTGACAATACTTGATCACCAAACATCATTTGAACCTTCCTTAAGGGGCTGTGAATCAGAAATCAAAGTCTTACTTACAGTATTCttaattaatgacaataaaagtaCACCAATCAGCCTGGAGCTTCATATATGTAGGTCTCTGATGTGAAAGAAAATCACGTCTTTCACGATTGTTCTTGTATAAATGTGAGCGTTTATTTGTGATATTGTGTGCTTTGGTGCTACTTAGGTGGTTGAGAAGACGCACCCTGCTGAGCCAGTGGGCGTGGTCTGCAGAGTGGGAGGGGTCCCCCAGGTGGTGGAGTACAGCGAGATCCAACTGGAGACGGCAGGACTCCGAGAACCTGAAGGGGGATTGGTTTACAGTGCTGGCAACATCTGCAATCACTTCTTCACCAGGAGCTTTCTGCAGGATGTGGCAGAGTAAGAGCCGCCGAAAACTGAGtaataaaaacggaaaaaggAGTCTATAAATCTGTATCTTCTctgtattaattttaaaatgtgtgtatatGACTCCAGCAGGAGtaactttaaaatgtgaacaatttGAGAACCATTCTATGTACTCTGATAGCTAAGGATTTGCCCAGCATGCAACTGTTTAGCtaagtactttattttgaaatcgtGAATCTATTGTTGGGTATctgaaagtattttatttaaaattgtaattttttttatgattatgattGCAGGAAGTTTGAGAATCAACTGAAGCAACACGTTGCTTTAAAGAAAGTACCTTTTGTGGACTCTCATGGCAACCAAGTAACCCCCACTAAACCCAACGgcataaagatggaaaaatttGTGTTTGATGTCTTCCCATTTTCAAGGTAGATATTATTACAGATGTTTCAATGATAGGAATAGtctacaaatacaaaaaaaatgtgctttctcGCTCAAAGCAACTTTGTAGTGTTTGAGGCCATGAGGGAGGAGGAGTTTTCCCCCCTGAAAAACGCAGACGGTGCCGCCGTGGACAGCCCCACAACAGCCAGGAACTCCTTACTCGCTCAGCACTGCCGCTGGGTTTTATCTGCTGGAGCCACTCTACTGGATGAACATGGGAACTCCATACCAGACACAGCCAGGTGAGATGGGGATGTTTCTCTAACAAATGTACTATCATTTCCAATTATGTCTTTATTGTACTTTGGAAGTAAATCTCATAGTGTTGGAAAGTCTGTTTATTCTAGGGGTAGGTATCTTTTCCTCTAACTTGATATTCATCTCTATATATGGTCCACAAATCCATGCATGAAAGATTCAACTAATTTTATGGCGATAAAATACAGTCCAATTACCTAAATGGACACAATCTTGATATATATTATACATTTgccatttaaaattttaattgaaagtgcattttaaagacccactctgattaaaatagtgtttttaacatgttcttgctgcattttcttttatgatggaggacgtttttaaagaaaattaagattaaaactgtgcttctgagtatttctttattcaaattgttgtgaatcaggagcagacaaaaaaacggTACCAGTTATAGGACAAACAGCAGAGCtgaatatgtatatatttactATATCTTAtttaatgttctattttttaaatataaatacatcatctgttaaatgtatatttatagcctaaatacagaataaaaatgtttcactaaCACTAATAAAACAGGTTAATTAGGGAAATACTAAgaggacacacaaaaaaaattgagtcaATCCAAATAAAGTGACTCATGACTGgactatttttattgttttgtttctgcaatTCGTTCATTGTTTTAACTAAACTGACAGTAACTTTAGCTGTTCAATATTGGAGGATATATGTGGCTTTGATTAGGGCCAgagatttttcagattttttcccGAGCTGTGGacgtaacttaaaaaaaataataataattattcccttacaattaataatttgtggccacaaatttccattttttatgcACTAATTAGcacattttattagcattttgtaggCACAAACTAGCATTTAGCCTGTATAAATTAGGGTTTTGTggcaaaaatgtgtgttttgcagCTGCAAATTACTGGTCGgagttttaaatgttgaaatactaatttgtgcccactaaatgctaatttggacaCAAAAGATTTAATTCAAAGtcacaaattattaattaaagggaaaattgtgttttctttttactatgTCATATCCGCGACTCCTTAGTCTTTGCACATTAtgatatgagttacaaatctaTTTCAGTTTCCCTATAGAAGACCATCTCACACTGGAGGTTGAATCGAGGTGCTACATGAAATCATCAAGCTGTGCtgtattgattataatttcaaTGATCCAATTCCAGTTCTTTATTAGCTGCTGTTTAATAGCGTTTGTGGgtccaattaaaatgtttgtatattttcCTTCTGCAGTGGCGTATCATCCGAGAACAGCCCTCTGGCCTTATGTGAAATATCTCCCCTGGTCTCATACTTTGGAGAGGTAATAgcaaaatcactttttttaaacctccaAAGCATTTAAACTTGGAAGGCagttctgaaaaaataaaaaaatgcatctatTATTTTGAACTGTTAACACCATTAAGTCTCCATATCACTGTCAGGGCCTGGAGCCTCTCCTGAAAGGGAAACAGCTGGCGACCCCATTCATTTTGAACGAAAAGATGGCTGAAGAGCTTCAAAACCAGTCCTGAGAGACCGCTGGAAGAGACCCGTGAGGGTGGATGATGTGCTTCAACTCAAGGATCCAAATGATTTCCGATTGTTTTCTATTGTCTTTTTTGAActgaaaaatgaaagtatttgtttgacaacaaaaatatgtgaaatgaGAAGAATTGATTATTTGTATACAattattttccactttttcgactaattaaaaaactaataataaatgAGCATCATAGCCGTTTTTGCTttcttgactttaaaaaaagaatatataaagGTTGTCTTAAacgtttatatatttttaatttttcactatgagagcttttgttttaaagtaaaaagaaaagaaaatgttggagAAAACTTTTACCTTCAAATGGTTTTGACAGGAAACCGCTGTAACTGAAAGCAAGAAAAAACtaggaaaaataattaatttaatttaacccCTTCCGTATGCCATTAATTCATAATGTACCATTAAATCCAAGATTCATCTTCATTTAACATCATCTTGTAGTGAATTTTGCTAtatataattcaaaataaagtcaggcATTAAGAGATTAGGTGTAAACAGAACAGATCTGAATGCcagtaaaacatttagaatgtaAAAGAATGGTTTCTATTGCAATCACAACAATatctgaacaaagaaaaagtaagaatgtgctttcaaattttaaaactgcaatGCAAATACATCAAATCTTATAGACTTTGACTCTCATCTAGTGGACATAATGAGAACGGCTTCTAAAATGGAATTAAATTATCATGCATGTGCTTTAATTAGAAACGTGCATTAAATCGCTCCTTTACAGCCATTGAAATAAtgttatgaattatttttttaattgccagACCTATGAATGAAAGTACATTATcatatatgtaaataaatggCTGCTAAACATATAGTCCTCAACACATAAAcatattcaaattatatttacTCTGTTTTCTCTACTCCATAGTCTGCTCTAtcgtaaaaaaaagaaaggggaaaaactgttttttttgtgaaaattattcATTCTTATGCAAATTAAATATTCTACCATTAGTatattgtattctattctattctattctattctattctattctattctattctattctattctattctattctattctattctattctattctattcaaatTACCACCAACTATAACTAAACAgatctttgtttacactccaaGGTACAGTAGTTTACGTGCAGCTTTAGTATCCTACGTCGTGACGTCGAACGTAGTCACGTGATCTCACGTTCGACAAATACTGGTCCGCCCCCTGGTGGGCTCGGAACGGTCTCCGCTGTTTTATGCGCTTATGTTAGaaatatttgaccaaaaaaactgGTGGAAAATGTAGGAAAACTATTAATATCGCAGTCGCCAGAGCAGTATATCtgcatttgtttctgtttcataaaaaatgtgtatttataaaCCGTTGTAAAGTGCTCAAAGAGGTTACCTCGACGGACGCTGTAAGCTAGCTTTCACAGTCAGTGGAACCGTCTGCTCCCTGGATTCCATCAGTAGCACATCTCGGTGGTCTGAGTTTGATATTTCGATTCTGGCAGCTTTGGTGGGTTTTATCCCTCCCTGGTACTGATCTAGTCGACTCCCCCTCGGAGCAGTGCGAGGACTTGGAGCATCAACATCCAGCTTCGCCTGGAGATTGACAGGGGCGTCCAAATAATGCCAGGACCATGTTCAAGAATGTTTTTGGTTCCGGGTTTTTGGTGAGAACAGCTCATGTCATCCTAACATGGGTTGTAACGCTCATACTTTTTCTTTATAACACAGGTGAGTCtacttatttttaagaaattaatttaactttttcaaactacgattaactgaaatatttatatatgtgtgtataatACATGTATGATTAATGATAATAGTGGCAACATTTACATGTGAATGAAATgcatcttcttttatttattccaatcaAGTCATGACGAATCATCTTAAGTTCAGTATAACAAATGTCGTGTCTTATTTAGtaatcttttgttttcattgattgaaataaaccaattccaaTCACACTTTCATACAGtggaggaaataaatatttgatcccctgctgattttgtaggtttcCCCACCTAAAAAGCAAATATACGTCCTGTCAtcttaaaaatcaagaaaacaagtttaaagaattcatatactttttttctacatttcattGAGAGAAAAATAATTGGACCCTTAGTAACTATTAATGTCTGAACTCTGTGGTTGCTAGGAAGGTTTTTGCCACAAAATACTAAGTCGTTCTGACAagagggatcaaatacttatttccctcAATGAAAATCagataaatgtataaacaatgtttatagtgttttgtttttttaatctctctGTTTATATGACGGTACCATTAGGATGATGGActgtcagtttcattttaaatggggGAAAACCAAAATCCACAGGggaacaaatacttattttctccACTGTGACTTGTTGCAGTTTACCTTTATTTCTCAtgttaatatttagtttttataagCTACAGTAGCACGCAAACACTCGGtacaactgagttttttttttttttttaagtgattattgccatataattttctaaatatgtgcaGCCAGTCCTGAACTTTTTCTTTGGCCACATTAACCCAGGCGAAGTGTTAAGGTCAGTACTACAGTTACGGTTAGGGTTGAACCACCAAATGGCTCCTGAGTGcggctgtttctgcagctcaccgctcccacAGGGAATGgatcaaatgcggagaacacaTTTCCGACACCTAGTAGCGCAACAGCTAATactacagctacatgctagctgttttagttaaattaagaatttttcagctttttaggctaatttggagtttagcaaatatttcagctacatgctagctattttggttaatttaggattttttttacatttttgttttttaggctattttggagtttagccaatatttcatctgcatgctagctattttggctaatttaggcttttttgttttttaggctattttggagctaatgatggttaaggtgtgtgttttacatccacttgatgcatgacccaattagtcgactaattgggaaaaataatcggttattagtcgactattaaaatgatcatttgtggcagccctagtggcCAACataaatttccatcagtttttgtgctagTTGCAAGTAAAATTGTTTGTTTAGCTTCGTTTTGCCTT from Oryzias melastigma strain HK-1 linkage group LG12, ASM292280v2, whole genome shotgun sequence carries:
- the uap1l1 gene encoding UDP-N-acetylhexosamine pyrophosphorylase-like protein 1 is translated as MLSFEQARQTLTSAGQSHVLQFWPELSEEEKDSFLRELAQLDLRGLRGHCEGAAAAAASPPSCLDRDMEPIPAELIGSSKKSDRKDVCQWESEGLLQISKNRVGVLLLAGGQGTRLGVQYPKGMYDVGLPSGKTLYQIQAERIRKIQQIADCKYGTACSIPWYIMTSEFTLAPTKKFFEENHYFGLEPANIIMFEQRMIPAVTFDGKVIMQAKGKIAMAPDGNGGLYKALEDNKVLEDMKKRGVEFLHVYCVDNILVKMADPVFIGFCVSKGADCGAKVVEKTHPAEPVGVVCRVGGVPQVVEYSEIQLETAGLREPEGGLVYSAGNICNHFFTRSFLQDVAEKFENQLKQHVALKKVPFVDSHGNQVTPTKPNGIKMEKFVFDVFPFSSNFVVFEAMREEEFSPLKNADGAAVDSPTTARNSLLAQHCRWVLSAGATLLDEHGNSIPDTASGVSSENSPLALCEISPLVSYFGEGLEPLLKGKQLATPFILNEKMAEELQNQS